One window from the genome of Hippopotamus amphibius kiboko isolate mHipAmp2 chromosome 13, mHipAmp2.hap2, whole genome shotgun sequence encodes:
- the LOC130835098 gene encoding 15 kDa protein B-like has protein sequence MAGAWRALVLVAGLAAVACVAQRTLSYEEIVAQALQFFNQGRRGQRIFGLLEAFPPPLVSNSTTTIPLNFRIKETVCFLFWRRRQPRECPFREGGEERNCTGALFLRPHIRLLSLNCDPPQDREPNREPFQRVRRSAGPPGADTRN, from the exons ATGGCAGGGGCTTGGAGGGCACTGGTGCTGGTGGCAGGCTTGGCAGCAGTGGCCTGTGTGGCCCAGCGCACTCTGAGCTATGAAGAGATAGTCGCCCAGGCCCTGCAGTTCTTCAACCAGGGGCGCAGAGGACAGCGAATCTTCGGCCTGCTGGAAGCCTTTCCTCCGCCCTTGGTGAGC AATTCCACCACCACGATCCCGCTCAATTTCAGGATTAAAGAGACCGTGTGCTTCTTGTTTTGGCGCCGCCGACAACCCCGAGAATGCCCCTTCAGGGAAGGCGGG GAGGAGAGGAACTGCACCGGCGCCTTGTTCTTGCGGCCGCACATCAGACTCCTGTCCCTCAACTGCGACCCGCCCCAGGACCGGGAGCCGAACCGCGAACCA TTTCAACGGGTGAGGCGTTCTGCTGGGCCCCCTGGAGCAGACACCAGGAATTGA